CAGACCGTCGTTCCGTCAGATCCTCCTACACCTCGACATTGCCTCGGCTGATGTTCTGGGAGCTCCTCAGGAGACCTACTTCAAGTCTCAGGTCTGCACTACATCTGAAGATTTAAAGAAGCACACGATATATACAACCTGGGGGGTTGTGACTTTGTGCATTCATTCACGTTCCAGGCTGAATGGCGGGAGGAAGTGAAGAAACATTTTGAGAAGATCAAAAGCGAAGGCACGTGCATTCACAGACTGGATGAAGAGCTGATCAGACGCAGGCGGGATGAACTCAGGTGTGGCCACGTTTTGTATTTGAATGCATTTTCAcatcaaaaataatggaaagtAGCAATAAGTTCTAGGATTGTGTTAAggatgtcatgactagggtcatgcaagggttatgcttaatgtcatgactagggtcatgcaagagttaGGTTTACTGTCTCATGACtagagtcatgcaagggttatgcttaaaACTAGGGCcatgcaagtgttatgtttactgtcatgactagggtcatgtaagggttatgtttactgttttgattagggtcatgcaagggttatgtttgggtcatgaccatgaggtcaagtttctgttttgaactgatgtaaccagcatctagtttcaactggtaagacgctatgtgatgtcagaagctatgtgatgtcaggaatctttaatctctttatctggtaaacagccaatcagataattccatgtcagtcctgttacccacatgtctagccacaaccaatcagatcgattctctgtctatataagcctgtctgagaagggtgtgtttttgttggattattacctctgttcctctgtgcacctccacagcccaagttagcttagcgtctcgtgattctcgatacatacATAATTTGGCTTGTCATACCAGTGCAGATTTGCTCATGTTTTCAACCTTCCCAGGCATGCGTTGGACATCCGGGAACACTACGAGAGGAAGCTGGAAAGAGCCAACAATCTTTACATGGAGCTCAGTGCCATCATGCTGCAGCTGGAGGTCCGAGAGAAAGACCTCATGAAGTAAGGAGGGGGCTTCCTTCTTTACTTATTAGCAGAGCTTTCACTTTTTTCATCTGAAATTCTTACTCTCACTGGCTGTTTAAGTTGAATACActcaatatcatatatataaaaaatacaataattgcATTTGCACGTTCTAGtgcgattcaataaaaaaagtattacaAATTTTTTGCATAAGCATATTTAGTTCAGTTTATCTAACTATAGGAGAGGTTCAAATGACATTAAACTGTGTTTACGTGACTAATTTAGCGAGGTTAGTGTGCGTGAACCAGAGTAACCCAGCATTACACTTACCGATACATTCCAAGCCGGGTTCAGGCCTTTATTTACATTGTAGGCTGAGCTTCCCAGCCATGTGTTTATTTGTCTCCATGACATCCAGTAGTGGAAATATACAGTGtccaccttcttcttctttttttttttttttttttttttttttttttttaaagacaagcaGGTGTGTGCATTTTATTCATGTAATACTAATCCTCACAGGAGAGAGCAAGCTGTGGAGAAGAAGTACCCCGGGACCTACAAGCGCCACCTGGTCAGACCCATCGTCCGATCCAATGCTGTAGAAAAGCTGATCAAGAAGAAAGGAAGCATTTCTCACAAACCTGGAATGCCCGCTGCCAAAAGGTCTGACTCTCACCGTAACTGACCAAATTCCAatttcatcatttaaaaaaaaaataaaataaaataaaaaagatgtaaATTTCCACTCTTGAGTCAAACGATCACCAACCGAAGAGATGCAATAAGTGCCTGGGCATTGTTTTATGCATTTAATATTGAACACTTAACTCTCAGACCAGTGTAATAAAATGTaaagtaaaattttaaaaaaattaaaattttaaccaCGTATGGCGGAAGTGTAGTGTAGTATAAACGAAATAATGAATTaagtacatgtatttatttaattgttataTTTTTGATAAATTAATTGGAatacgtttcttttttttcatatttaagtttgttgggttttttgggttttttttttattcaaactgatTGTCACCAGACCGTGTGGACCATGCTACAagaatttctttttcttttttttctccctttttttaaatacattcttaactgtcacacaagtataaaaataaactgtATAGTATGGCTGGCATACTCACTATTAACACTCATGACACCTGAATAAGCAGGGGGACGACTGTCGTTTGCTTGGGAGGTGAGTCTTTTCACATTTAGATGAAACATAGCTGATATTGTACAAAGATGTATGCACTTTCATAGACGGACCTTTTATCACACTTTGCCCTTTACTACAaccttttttaaaacttttgctCAGGGACATTGTTTCTGTGTGTGCCTCCTCCAGGCCAGACTTGCTCCGTTCTGACGGCATCTCCAGCGTGGACCCCCTTCCCTCTCCCTCGCCTCTCTCCGCCAGCCCAAAGGTGTCCACGCCTCCTGGAAAAGCCCGTTACCGAAGCAAGCCCCGCCATCGCCGCGCCAACAGCAAAGGAAGCCATAGCGAGTTCCTCGGGGTGCTGAAATCAAGCGCGGGAGCGCCCGACGACGTCCAGTTACCGCCtcaccaccatcatcaccaCCTTCCGCTGCCCCCCTCCGGATCCCCGCTCCCGTTGAAGGGCCGCGAAGAAGCCGTTGTAAACTGTGCCAATAACCTGCGTTACTTTGGCCCCGCCGCTGCTTTGCGGAGCCCTCAGACGGATCATCTGCAGAGGCGCGTTTCCGGATCCAGCCCCGACCTCATCTCCACGGCGATGGACGCAGATACACGCCAGCGGACCTCGTCCACCAGCTCCAATCCCCTCCCAGGTGCCGGTCCTGGCTGTCCCTGCTGCCAGGCTCACCCGTTCCCTGGATGCCTTCACTGTCAGGAGACCACGCCTGCATCCAGCCAACCAGTCTTGCCCAACCTTTCATTGATCGCTGCTCAAGATGGCAGCCAGTCGACTTTGAGGGCTCCCAACAAAAATCCCGGTTCGAATGGGGAGGTCTCGAAGAAGCCAGAATCTCAGGAACAGGAAGCCTTCCAGAACAAACACACCCTTCCTAATGCACTTCCTCGTACACTCAGACCTTTGAGGAAGGTAAGCGGCCATTGGTCTTATAATGATTCGTGTCGTAAAGTAAGGTGAGAGAGTGATTGCTTTTCTTCCAGGGTGGAGATGAGTCATCTGAAGAGGAGGAAGGAGAGGTGGATAGTGAAGTTGAGTTCCCAAGGAGACAGAGGTACTGTACCATTGCTCATTtcaataggtgcgtttccattaccctttttaggcaaaaataaaagcgatattgtaatatttcaataaagtacaatattatttatttaaaagttatgaatgtttgaacattgagaatttttaaacaagagagaaatgggaatgcttcaatgagaaaagtgtatgaaCTGTGTGGTGGGGAGGTTttcgagccttaaaacatttataataaatgtaaaacataaacctAACTACttggcggatttcatttattgcgggtagtttttggaacctaaccccagcggaaaacgagggaccACTGTCTACATTTTTCTCTATCAACGTCCTCACCCCTGTTTTTGTGCTCCCCCGTAGACCTCATCGCTGTATGAGCAGTTTCCAGTCGTACTCCACGTTCAGCTCGGAGAACCTGTCCGTATCCGACGGAGAGGAGGGGAACACCAGCGACCACTCCCACAGCGGGCCCCTGGAGAGGCTGAGCGCCAGCCAGGAGGAGCACCTGGACGAGCTGCTGTCGCACACGCCGGACATCCCCATCGACATCTCCACCCAATCTGACGGCTTGTCCGACAAGGAGTGCGCCGTCCGCAGGGTCAAGACTCAGATCTCCTTGGGAAAACTGTGCTCGGATGAACATAGCTATGAGGTTAGTGGGATTGAACActgattattaatttttttttttattattttgttttacttctCCATAACTCTTTTACCACCACCTTATcccaaaaaaactttgatatgacaggcTTTGATTGTTCACGAAAATAGATAcattgcttccatctgctggccatagttagtgtttttgattccacaacccattgaccaggcagcacttcacttagacgttgcactgagaaaataaaataaaataaaaaacttaagttgacgtcatttaacgtttatggcggcatacgttgtgattttactaatcgttaataaacgtttttggctgtcaaagagttcattttaatatttaattttttagagattgtcttctttttttttataaaaatcaaatgaaacatTAACGTCAATATTTTGCatggaaacttaaaaaaaaaaagaagaagaatctaattttgagtttgcatgttgtgACTTGTGATATTACTCAATCTcctgttgataaaaaaaaaaaaaaagtaatctatGGTAACCGTCTTCCCTGCAGAATCCTCTCCAGTATGGGGACTCAGACTGCGACTCATCTGAAGCCGAGTGCTCAGATGCCACCATCCGAAACAAGCCGGCTCCTTCCTCATGGTGAATGCACCCTCaggcactttttaatttttcttttttttttgtgcctggaACCAATATTGTCACACTGGGTCCTGCAGAGAATACTAGCAATAAGAGGACAatgatgtcaaaaaaaaatatatagcaaTGAATTTCTCCCTCGTCCGTTCATTCCCTCACTTTTAGCACAGCATCCAGGCAACCCATGGCAGGGATTCCCTTTTAGAATGAACGTGTACATGATATAGAATAAcattcataatttattttttgaattctGAAGGACTATTCAGGACATCGGAGCGAAGAAAAGACTCTTAATAGGACATATTTTGCAATTTACGCACATGCTAACTGGTGAGCGCGGTAGTGGGTTGAGGACACGGGTGGGAAGAGTGAAGAGGACGCATGGAAACCTGATTGGTTTTAATACCGACAGCGAGCGGTGGTGAGTTACATCATCGTTAATCTCCCAGGTGACCCAGATGTGGCGCTCCATGCCTTTTATCTGGCTGCAGTCGCTGTCTTCATTTTATTGACTTTCAGGGCAAAATCCAAAAATCAGCACGCATCATCATCTCGCGCAGCGTTTCCCATGCAacatttctgaaaatatttgacattttaaaaacaattggggCTTCCCGCTAGGCCAGAATTTCTTTTGTTGGCCATATTTGGACATATATGGCTCCCCGTTCCTGCCCGAGCACCAAAATATCATCAACTGGCTTTTACTATGAGTTTACAGACACCTCGCGTTCCACCACCCTCGCCTCCAGAACCGGTGGCTCTCCCATGACAAAAGCTAGCATTACAAAACACCAGCATGACCACGCGCCGGACTCCGTTGTTGTGCACTCATCAGGCTGCGAGTACGCCCACGTTAGGTGGACCGGCGAGAACACGGTGATGTGGAACTGAGGAGAACAGCTGAAATGAACCAAACAAAGACCACATCCAGCTTCTTCTCTCATCACATCACCAATCAAATGATGCTATAAGCCCCCTGTTAGACGTTTCAAGTCTCATCTCAGGATTGTTCGAGAAGGACCGGAACAAACTGGACTGGACCAATTACCGTATGGTAGAATGTTGTTTGGACaactgttgttgctttttgcgtatttcctcaaatagtggcctaCCAAGTAATAACTATGGATGGTAATCtaatgttattaataacaattgtGGGAAtcctgaagcattcccacaattgttgttattgtgatttttattctccgcactttttttttgccgcgtaacaattcccacataatacttccaatttacactgttcaaatttccactagcttaaaaaattgacgcctcccggggtatatatcgtcggattccacattacttacagtatttgcacaatttaatgtttaatatcaactttccccattcattttcaatgggacagacaatgaactttttctaagtattaatttccacgcccacttccatacgtataacttatcatcattaccaggtgtctgatactgctcggtggcacagttggtaaagcgtattgtccagtaaccaggaggttataatttcataatttatctctcaatttacttcataagcattacacatgcattcaaatcttaggattcagctttcagcattcccatgcaatttctccagaaattgcacttaatctaGTTACAATTACAGTTgcaaaaaaacttaaataacacctcctcagtcttttttttttatatataagtgAAAATTTTTAAACTGTGAATATACAGTTAAACTTAGCATGTTTGTGGTTTGACAGTTTCAAATGATGACGTATTAGCTGAAAACCTCCCATTCAAcattgctttggcgccatctggtggcaacATGATGCTCAGTCAGTACTCTGCCCGTATCCCCTCGAATACCACAAATTATAATCcccaaacatgtttattttatttggacaAAAATGCACTTTAAATGCGCTTGTACACATGATAACAACTCTGTACAATATGGTGTAGAAAGTGCTATATTAATCTCAGTCCATTTAGCATTTAGACAGAGCTttgacgccatcttgtggcatattGGTGTTTTTCAGAAAGCGCAATTGTAATTCAGAAGGGgattattgtacttttgtacttttTCAAAGGCCTCCTGTCAAAATAGACCTTTCCTTCGAATAAACTCCCTGGCCACTGTTTAAGGAAATACCTTTCAGGTGTAGTGTCCCATTTTATGTCCCATTTCCAGGTGCATCATCTTTTATGCGACACTTACTTGCAGGGTACTTTTTACTGATATAACGCTAAATGTGTGTGTAATGACACTACTGTATGTCCAAAAAGAGCAAAGCAATTCATTCCCCCGGTGTTTGTGAACAAAACTAAAGCAATTAAGAGTCAATGTTGCTTGCTTAGAGTGTCTAGCTGGCTAGACGCAATGACTGGTGGCtagtgaagctttttttttttcttttttttttttttcctttaatgtatttatttgttttgtttttttcattttttgctgctCAGGTTCGCCGGTTGAGAATAGAAGCTAGGTGGCGACAAATACAATGACTTATGTAAGTGGCTCTgctgctttttaacttttttttttttttttttttggtctactgtattaaaaaaaagggatgCTGCATCTGTTGGTGCTTAACGTATTCCTCATTCTTTTGAGTGTTCATCATTCCTTTATACAGAATTTTAGGTGAAGGGCAAGAGTTGAATTTTGTCGTCAGCTCTAGTGTATGTAGGCGCGCTATTCGGAATACATAAGCCAGCGATCAAAACGGCCACGAGGCAGTTtgaattttctttcatttcagtGTTACTTTCCACTGTATGTATATAAACATCAGCACGTGTAACCTGACCTGTCAACAAGTGAGCTGCTCAAACTGGCTGAAAAGAATGATTGTGATGCGTTAGCGAACCTAAGATTGAACTGCTTTATTATCTTTTTCTTTGGGCTTGAAGGCTGTGTACTTAAAGCCTTGTGTTTACGTTGATGTACCTGTAAATGAATTAACCTCATGCTGTGGGCAATGCCTGACATACATCCTGTGAAGTATGATTGTGGTTTATTTTCTTTGTAGCTGGCCTACATGAttattgaattaatttattaaaaatggcaAGTAAGTGTTCTTTTTAATTTCAGGCAGCTTTAGCGGGAGTATTATTTAAAGCACAATGAACAGGCATGAggacagtattagttttatgttCCGTGGATCAAACCGTCATTACAGATGAAGTATGGATGTGGTGGCgcttcaaaacaacaaaaatggttcCAAATGTTTACTCCAGTCAACATATCATCTCTTCTGTTTTCACCAAAAGCCAATCAGGGGGCAAGAGACCACAGGTCGAAAATGCATCTGTGATGCCGAGTTCCCCTCCCCTTTACTTTCTGTCATGTTCTCTCATATTTAATACCAATTTGTGTCTGTAAAGTTGTTTCTAATCGTGGACATCATCTCATTTATCCAGCAAACTGTTTCTTTACGCCGCTTATTTTCCAGCTCCTCTTCCTGTCGAGTGGCATTACGATCAAACCAATCCTGTCAGATTCCTGTATTTTCCAGAGTACAGTACGGTGGACATCTGGGGGGGATATAATCCAAGCAAGCAACTGCATGGAATAAATGCTGATGTACTGTACCCAACATCTTGTgctgctgattttttatttttaaataattccatCCATCTGGTTTCTGTAGCGCATGCCCTTATCGGGGTCACGAGCAAGAGGTAGAGGTCCATCGGACACATTTAGACAAACGACCGTTCACCCAACATTTATTTGCTATTTTGATTCTTCAGTGAACTATGGTGCATCAAGATTAAGACTGATTCTGCATTTGGAGACTTTGCTGATACAGCTTTTTGAATCAAGCAAACTTTTTTGACAATTAGCAAGTGTCAGGAGGATCAACTCTCCAGTATTTGAGAGGTCAATCATAGCCCAACGACCATTTTGAcctatgttatatatatatttgtaatacTTCACATTTCGCTGTGTTATTATAACAATCTTCACTGCGGCGTGTCAAATTTAGATGACATTTTCTCCAATTGTCTCTATGTATAATGGTCTAATATCAAATAAATAGTATATACCATATAAGTAATATACCATGAATTTCCCTGATTGAAgatatctatctgtctgtctgtctgtctgtctgtctgtagtAGCTTCCGTAACAAAGCCACGCTTCCGTAACAAAGCCACGCCCACTATCATATCGTGAGTTCGTGTTGTACGTGCCGAAGGTTTTTCTGTCCTCTTTTAATCGTGGTCTCGCGGCCGGGCGGTGCTTATGTTGAACCCACTCCACTAACTCGTAGCGCGTAGTTCCGGGCAGCACAGGTGAGCAAAACAACGCTCATTATATTTTCACATGGGCGGAGTCATAGAGTCCAACTGCTGGAAAGACGTCGACCACTGGTTGAGATCAGGTTAACGAACCCCTCTCTCGGCCCAACTGGTGTTTAAAACGAACGTCCACTCCCACGGAAGTATTACATTTTCACTGACAGGAGAAATTAAATGACAAACATGGCAACCATGGATCTGGAAAAGTTGAAAATGACGGGGGCCGGCCGGGCAATAGCGGTGCTCACTAGCGGCGGGGACGCACAAGGTGACTCCAAACACACCATAAGTGTCTTTTTCACTTCCAATTTCAAATGGAACACTACTGCACTTTATGAGGCTGTACGTGTACGTGAAAGCTCGCTTATGCTAACGTGGCTAATATATGTCACgtctgtttttaaaacatcttgTACTACCTTGTAAGACTATAATTGTCTCGCGAACAAGTAAACTTGAACATTATTTACGTCAAAActgatgcatttaaaaaatgtactagTGGGAACCGTGCGTTCCTACTTCTGGGGCGTTCAAAGACTGTAGTAAATGTGGCAATTATAAATGTACGCGGAATTTAAACTGGTTACAACTCCAATAAAACGACGCCAGCCTCTTGAGAAATATCCGCATGCTCAGTCAGTATTACCCTTTGACCAATACTGTGTAAAGTTATGAAGTCATAAATGCTccaccgatttttttttatgaagcaaCACCCAAGGGCGTTTAGCAATCACTGGCCCATTTAGGTAGGCCTACTATGTActgcatttaaaatatatatatatatatatatctatatatatatatatatattattaactcattcactgccattgacggaaaaagtcgtcaaatgatgcttttttttttgctggtctggcaatgaatgtgttaaagggcATTGGACATCACCACAGTGGATTTCAGTGCTTCCCAAACTTTATTGAGCCAAAAATAATGTGCTTagcaaaaaatgcatacatacatCCTGAAATAATAATGATCTAGATCTACCATCAGTGTGAAATCTGAGTCTGTTTAGTTTAGTGTTAAATGAAcacaaggctattttttttaatacatatgaATGGTACACAGGTTAATCATAGTTTCAGCAATTTAATGGAATATCTTTTAATTGTCCTACTTTTCGTTGCAGTTGTACATAATTTGCATAGACAGATGagcaaaatgcattatttgtagtcaataaataatcatttgtaaAGATGTTGGTTAATTTCATGCAGTACACTAATGTGCCGCCACACAATGGTTGGGAATCGCTTCgaatcatactttaaaaaaatatatatttaaactatattttaaaaatctcttgtgaaattgtaaatacaaattttgtattgtcgttggctcagggaTGAATGCTGCTGTGCGAGCTGTGACCAGAATGGGCATCTATGTTGGTGCTAAGGTCTACTTGATATatgaggtaaaaataaatacataaattgaaaaatataaacaacataTGCATTACATTAGGCTGTCcaatagtttatttatttatttattttaacaaatggtgatgttatgttatgttatgttatgttatgttatgttatgttatgctatgttatgttatgttatgttatgttatgttatgttatgtctctttttttttccaccttgtAGGGCTACCAGGGCCTGGTGGATGGGGGTGATCACATCAAACTGGCACACTGGCAAAGTGTGACTAACATCATCCAGCTGGTAGGTTGAATGATGTTATCAGTTGGCAGCATTGGTAACCTAAAGTGGGGTACACACATACCAACTTTTAACGTTTGCagatttattaaaatgtaagagACCCTACACATGTTTTCtctctattttctattttttttttaaatatactttgTGTGACGTACTCGAGAGGACCGACAGCACATTGCACACAAAATTATGTCTGTGGTAGTACCATTACTGACCTATGAGAGGCAGCATTGTGTCACAGGGCATCCAGACTGttgggaaataaaaaacaagataaagtagtagtaatagtagtaccACTCACTTTAGGATTTATTGTCgtaaatattaaagggatactttgcttatgtagccatttttggcattaaacattaatattttgcctataatatacctttaaaaacacattttgcaacttgctgtcgactgaaaatgacatcacaagggctcaggtaaccaatcacagctcagcttgtgaatgtcacatgaccaaacctagaaaacagctgagctgtgattggttacctgagcccttgtgatgtcattttcagtcgacggcaagttgcaaaatgtgttttaaaaggtactaattgtgcgtgaaaaataaagaaattatcaaattaattatagacaacatattaactttttattgctataatgggctaaataagttaagtatctctttaatatttaatatttacaattgTCATTCTGTGACCTTTTTCCGAGCAGATCAAGGTGGAAAGTATTATACTCAGAATCATTATTTCAGAGACATTTGCTACTTTGATTGCAAGAGAAGGAAACATTTGACACAATTATCAAGAAGTGTGTACCCCATTTTCCACATTCTCCCCTctgaaatgtaatattaactgtTTTCAAATtcttgttcttttcttttttatgataGCACTTTTGTTATTTCATGCATCTTCCCGCTTGTCTCGTACAGGTTGTCATCTGGTAAGGGGCCTTGCTGCATGTTTGTTAGCCGTCCTCACATATGTAGCGTGAACTTTGCTAAAAGGATACAGCAAGTTGCACTCTAGTGATACAAATGCTGGTGTCCATCTGGAGGAAGTTGTGTAGCACTTGAAACTAGGCATGTGTTTCTCATGGGAAGCAAATGTCTGTTTGTGTTGACCCCCCCACcaccgtttgttgttgtttttagttaaACTACCAACGATAGTCTAAGTTCTGTTTGTTTAGTTAGTTGTGTCATCACAAGCTGTCATGTGGCTGCTGAGAGACAAGCATGCTGCTGCATTGAGtttggatgaaaatgttttatttttccgcTCGTTTTTATTGCACTTCACCATTGCTCGGAGGATTAAAAACTCGCCGTCAGAGAAATACTACGGCATGGACGGTCATGCTGTGGCAGCACCATGAAGTTCTTACTAAGCAGTAGCACTGCATGATAGCTTGGGATTGCTGTGATATTTTGTGATGTACTTACTACTAGCATCATTGCCCTCAATTTATTTCTGTGGGATTTTGGCTTGACAACAGCACCTCtctctgcattttttttggtggaaatatCTATAATAATGAATACATCTAAATGGAAGACGAACTAACATCACACATACGGCtgaattacattattttatgattgtattattttttaagaaattttatattatagtgcccaaatgtgttaaataacaTTCTGACTTTGTGCCGTGACCGACGTAGGGCGGGACGGTGATTGGCAGCGCGCGATGCAAAGCGTTCATGAACCGGCAAGGGAGGCTGGCGGCCGCCTTCAACTTAGTCAAGCGTGGCATCACCAACCTGTGCGTGTGCGGCGGCGACGGCAGCCTCACCGGCGCCAACATCTTTCGCAGCGAGTGGAGCGGACTGCTGGATGAGCTGGTCCAGAGTGGTGAGCCAACCAATGAAATGACTCCTCCCtcatgtttagttttgtttttgttttttttgtttttttaatggccccGTGCTGCTTTCAGGGCAAATCACGGAGACGCTGGCGAAACAGCACAGCCATCTCAACATTGTGGGCCTGGTGGGCTCCATAGACAACGACTTCTGTGGCACCGACATGACCATCGGAGCGGACTCTGCTCTGCACCGCATCATAGAGATCATTGACGCTAT
The Festucalex cinctus isolate MCC-2025b chromosome 11, RoL_Fcin_1.0, whole genome shotgun sequence DNA segment above includes these coding regions:
- the map3k13 gene encoding mitogen-activated protein kinase kinase kinase 13 isoform X2; the encoded protein is MFMHDIMGSSPEVLSWTSCPSMLIITDLAPPTHLPVPLQLLQPPGQDEETTLGGLSPPNAALSVDSTRSEGGHFDNSVLQLQEHDHEEPVSPASCERGGCGSGMEEHTGDGNCQTEHGGEDRQGHPQHPDDIKLHFHRAGPGSGGFLEGLFGCLRPVWNIIGKTYSTEYKLQQQDMWEVPFEEISELQWLGSGAQGAVFLGKFRSEEVAIKKVREQKETDIKHLRKLKHPNIISFKGVCTQAPCYCIIMEYCAQGQLYEVLRAGRKVTPRLLVDWASGIASGMNYLHLHKIIHRDLKSPNVLVTHNDSVKISDFGTSKELSDKSTKMSFAGTVAWMAPEVIRNEPVSEKVDIWSFGVVLWELLTGEIPYKDVDSSAIIWGVGSNSLHLPVPSTCPDGFKILMKQTWQGKPRNRPSFRQILLHLDIASADVLGAPQETYFKSQAEWREEVKKHFEKIKSEGTCIHRLDEELIRRRRDELRHALDIREHYERKLERANNLYMELSAIMLQLEVREKDLMKREQAVEKKYPGTYKRHLVRPIVRSNAVEKLIKKKGSISHKPGMPAAKRPDLLRSDGISSVDPLPSPSPLSASPKVSTPPGKARYRSKPRHRRANSKGSHSEFLGVLKSSAGAPDDVQLPPHHHHHHLPLPPSGSPLPLKGREEAVVNCANNLRYFGPAAALRSPQTDHLQRRVSGSSPDLISTAMDADTRQRTSSTSSNPLPGAGPGCPCCQAHPFPGCLHCQETTPASSQPVLPNLSLIAAQDGSQSTLRAPNKNPGSNGEVSKKPESQEQEAFQNKHTLPNALPRTLRPLRKGGDESSEEEEGEVDSEVEFPRRQRPHRCMSSFQSYSTFSSENLSVSDGEEGNTSDHSHSGPLERLSASQEEHLDELLSHTPDIPIDISTQSDGLSDKECAVRRVKTQISLGKLCSDEHSYENPLQYGDSDCDSSEAECSDATIRNKPAPSSWFAG
- the map3k13 gene encoding mitogen-activated protein kinase kinase kinase 13 isoform X1; translation: MFMHDIMGSSPEVLSWTSCPSMLVGKLKEELKLSVVGDSLKKSNAPHSQTHPPPAPPSILPPQIITDLAPPTHLPVPLQLLQPPGQDEETTLGGLSPPNAALSVDSTRSEGGHFDNSVLQLQEHDHEEPVSPASCERGGCGSGMEEHTGDGNCQTEHGGEDRQGHPQHPDDIKLHFHRAGPGSGGFLEGLFGCLRPVWNIIGKTYSTEYKLQQQDMWEVPFEEISELQWLGSGAQGAVFLGKFRSEEVAIKKVREQKETDIKHLRKLKHPNIISFKGVCTQAPCYCIIMEYCAQGQLYEVLRAGRKVTPRLLVDWASGIASGMNYLHLHKIIHRDLKSPNVLVTHNDSVKISDFGTSKELSDKSTKMSFAGTVAWMAPEVIRNEPVSEKVDIWSFGVVLWELLTGEIPYKDVDSSAIIWGVGSNSLHLPVPSTCPDGFKILMKQTWQGKPRNRPSFRQILLHLDIASADVLGAPQETYFKSQAEWREEVKKHFEKIKSEGTCIHRLDEELIRRRRDELRHALDIREHYERKLERANNLYMELSAIMLQLEVREKDLMKREQAVEKKYPGTYKRHLVRPIVRSNAVEKLIKKKGSISHKPGMPAAKRPDLLRSDGISSVDPLPSPSPLSASPKVSTPPGKARYRSKPRHRRANSKGSHSEFLGVLKSSAGAPDDVQLPPHHHHHHLPLPPSGSPLPLKGREEAVVNCANNLRYFGPAAALRSPQTDHLQRRVSGSSPDLISTAMDADTRQRTSSTSSNPLPGAGPGCPCCQAHPFPGCLHCQETTPASSQPVLPNLSLIAAQDGSQSTLRAPNKNPGSNGEVSKKPESQEQEAFQNKHTLPNALPRTLRPLRKGGDESSEEEEGEVDSEVEFPRRQRPHRCMSSFQSYSTFSSENLSVSDGEEGNTSDHSHSGPLERLSASQEEHLDELLSHTPDIPIDISTQSDGLSDKECAVRRVKTQISLGKLCSDEHSYENPLQYGDSDCDSSEAECSDATIRNKPAPSSWFAG